In Pseudomonas alcaliphila JAB1, a single window of DNA contains:
- a CDS encoding DUF4129 domain-containing protein, with protein MRLTEASVAIRPRSAWEAIDLGVLLARRHAGLLMASWALVTLPLFALLCALLWQYPGWAIFVFWWLKPAYERLPLYILSQALFGNTPLLRQALRALPKLLWPQLLASLTWRRLSPTRSFDLPVLQLEGLAGQARSQRLVVLGQRDSAAATWLTLVGMHLEIALWMGLVALFYLMLPQQVELNWTWESLIAASSGQWLWLEHLSNLLYVLLLIIWEPVYVACGFTLYLNRRTALEAWDIELTFRRLRQRLTGSAYALLLGCALLLTQLPSEAWADTAPAVSEEAKQADPQGPDAPRLLLQPLSSQAARESIEALLDEPPFQHRETVTRWRLGEEKPAEETKPEDIEAFLDMLKNLLKLGEWWKSLDVVAQVFEALLWAALAALLAFVLWRYREWLQAFGERIGLPTRRRQAAPQQLFGLELAPETLPDDVASEAERLWAEQPRAALGLLYRALLSRLLHEHRLPLKQSHTEGEVLHLVAGLGQQNLEDYSRKLTLHWQALAYGHRLPAESLRQGLCQGWRSLFGQERAA; from the coding sequence ATGCGCCTGACTGAAGCCAGCGTTGCCATCCGCCCGCGCAGCGCCTGGGAAGCCATCGACCTCGGCGTGCTGCTGGCCCGTCGTCACGCCGGCCTGCTGATGGCCAGCTGGGCGCTGGTCACGCTGCCGCTGTTCGCCCTGCTCTGCGCCTTGCTCTGGCAGTATCCGGGCTGGGCCATCTTCGTCTTCTGGTGGCTCAAGCCGGCCTATGAGCGACTGCCGCTCTACATCCTGTCGCAAGCGCTGTTCGGCAACACACCCTTGCTGAGACAGGCCCTGCGCGCCCTACCGAAATTGCTATGGCCACAATTGCTGGCCAGCCTGACCTGGCGCCGCCTGAGCCCGACGCGCAGCTTCGATCTGCCTGTACTGCAATTGGAGGGCCTGGCCGGTCAGGCACGCAGCCAGCGCTTGGTGGTGCTCGGCCAACGCGACAGCGCCGCTGCCACCTGGCTGACGCTGGTCGGCATGCATCTGGAAATTGCCCTGTGGATGGGCCTGGTCGCCCTGTTCTATCTGATGCTGCCACAGCAGGTGGAACTGAACTGGACCTGGGAAAGCCTGATCGCCGCCAGCAGCGGCCAGTGGCTGTGGCTGGAACACTTGTCCAACCTGCTTTATGTGCTGCTGCTGATCATCTGGGAACCGGTCTATGTCGCCTGCGGCTTCACCCTCTACCTCAACCGCCGCACCGCCCTGGAAGCCTGGGATATCGAACTGACCTTCCGCCGCCTGCGCCAGCGCCTGACCGGCAGCGCCTACGCCCTATTGCTCGGTTGCGCCCTGCTGCTGACGCAGCTGCCCAGCGAGGCCTGGGCCGACACAGCGCCAGCCGTCAGCGAGGAAGCCAAGCAGGCTGACCCGCAAGGCCCCGACGCGCCGCGCCTGCTCCTGCAGCCACTGAGCAGCCAGGCCGCGCGTGAAAGCATCGAGGCCCTGCTCGACGAACCGCCCTTCCAGCACCGCGAAACCGTCACCCGCTGGCGCCTGGGTGAAGAGAAGCCCGCGGAGGAAACCAAACCGGAAGACATCGAAGCCTTCCTCGACATGCTCAAGAACCTGCTCAAACTCGGCGAATGGTGGAAGAGCCTGGATGTCGTCGCGCAAGTCTTCGAAGCATTGCTGTGGGCGGCGCTGGCCGCGCTGCTGGCCTTCGTCTTGTGGCGCTACCGCGAGTGGCTGCAGGCCTTTGGCGAACGCATCGGTCTGCCGACGCGGCGCCGGCAGGCCGCACCACAGCAGCTGTTCGGGCTCGAACTGGCGCCGGAAACGCTGCCCGACGATGTCGCCAGCGAAGCTGAGCGGCTCTGGGCCGAACAACCGCGCGCTGCACTCGGTCTGCTCTACCGCGCCCTGCTCAGCCGCCTGCTACACGAACACCGCCTGCCCCTGAAGCAGTCGCACACCGAAGGCGAAGTGCTGCACCTGGTCGCCGGCCTCGGGCAGCAAAACCTGGAGGACTACAGTCGTAAGCTTACCCTGCATTGGCAGGCGCTGGCCTATGGTCACCGCCTGCCTGCCGAATCGCTGCGTCAGGGCCTTTGTCAGGGCTGGCGCAGCCTGTTCGGTCAGGAGCGTGCGGCATGA
- a CDS encoding DUF4350 domain-containing protein: MSRRAGFILAIALLLVLGLIASYVLGKLEPYEDVIEHGPAPEVASSPYLAAEHFLRKQGIAARRAEGLDVLDGLPSEGQTLMLLADRGNMTPRQVERVLQWTAGGGHLLFIAERLWDEEEGKSGDLLLDLLGVQQYMSDELDDEEASEAEAENEQNEEHEAYPQLTKLYLENEQAPAYIAFDTDFHLYDAQNRAHAWANSDSATHLLQLYHGDGLITVLSDPWIWQNRNINEYDHAWLLWYLSQDSAVTLLYHADSDGLARLLLRHFPLALLVLALLIIATLWHVGMRHGPLQAPASRARRQLEEHLRGSADFLLRRSGQHSLLKGLQQDINRRARRRHPGFEKLAVAEQWQVLGRLTRLPAKDISQAMRPLPPQRLSASDFTRQVAHLQTLRNAL, from the coding sequence ATGAGTCGGCGCGCCGGTTTCATCCTCGCCATCGCCCTGCTGCTGGTACTGGGGCTGATCGCCAGCTACGTGTTGGGCAAACTCGAACCCTATGAAGACGTGATCGAGCACGGCCCGGCCCCCGAGGTTGCCAGCAGCCCTTACCTGGCAGCCGAGCACTTCCTGCGCAAACAGGGTATTGCCGCCCGCCGCGCCGAAGGCCTGGATGTGCTCGATGGCCTGCCCAGCGAAGGCCAGACCCTGATGCTGCTGGCCGACCGCGGCAACATGACGCCACGTCAGGTCGAACGCGTGCTGCAATGGACGGCGGGCGGCGGTCACCTGCTGTTCATCGCCGAACGCCTGTGGGACGAGGAGGAAGGCAAGAGCGGCGACCTGCTGCTCGATTTGCTCGGCGTCCAGCAATACATGAGTGACGAGTTGGACGACGAAGAAGCCAGTGAGGCAGAAGCGGAAAACGAGCAGAACGAAGAGCACGAAGCCTACCCGCAACTCACCAAGCTCTACCTGGAGAACGAACAGGCCCCGGCCTACATCGCCTTCGACACCGATTTTCACCTGTACGATGCGCAGAACCGCGCGCACGCCTGGGCCAATAGCGACTCTGCCACGCACCTGCTGCAGCTGTATCACGGCGACGGACTGATCACCGTACTGAGCGACCCGTGGATCTGGCAGAACCGTAATATCAACGAGTACGACCATGCCTGGCTTCTCTGGTACCTGAGCCAGGACAGCGCCGTGACCCTGCTTTACCACGCCGACAGCGATGGTCTGGCGCGCCTGCTGCTGCGCCATTTCCCGCTGGCCTTGCTGGTGCTGGCCCTGCTGATCATCGCCACCTTGTGGCACGTCGGCATGCGTCATGGCCCGCTGCAGGCACCGGCCAGCCGAGCACGGCGCCAGCTCGAGGAACACCTGCGTGGCAGTGCCGACTTCCTGCTCCGCCGCAGCGGCCAGCACAGCCTGCTCAAAGGTCTGCAACAGGACATCAATCGCCGCGCAAGGCGCCGCCACCCAGGTTTCGAGAAGCTCGCCGTCGCCGAGCAGTGGCAGGTTCTCGGTCGCCTGACCCGCCTGCCCGCCAAGGACATCAGCCAGGCCATGCGCCCATTGCCGCCGCAGCGCCTATCCGCCAGTGACTTCACCCGCCAGGTCGCCCACCTGCAAACCCTCAGGAATGCCCTATGA
- a CDS encoding MoxR family ATPase translates to MSEIPENDNLQVQEPPAATPSNPQAQQRQRASQLAQALRAELRKAVIGQSAVIDDVLTALIAGGHVLVEGVPGLGKTLLVRALARCFGGEFARIQFTPDLMPSDVTGHAVYDMQSEQFKLRKGPVFTNLLLADEINRAPAKTQAALLEVMQERQVTLEGRALPVQLPFMVLATMNPIEQEGTYPLPEAELDRFMLKLRMDYPQQDEELNMVRQVTRSAKADMLEVSPLRTLLQAKDVLALQKIASDLPLDDQVLDYAVRLARATRSWPGLAMGAGPRASIALVRGARARALLRGGDFVLPDDIKSCALAVLRHRVRLAPELDIEGLSVDQVLQQLLDQVPAPRL, encoded by the coding sequence ATGAGCGAGATCCCCGAGAACGACAACCTGCAGGTGCAGGAACCCCCAGCCGCCACGCCGAGCAACCCGCAAGCGCAGCAGCGCCAGCGTGCCAGCCAGTTGGCCCAGGCCCTGCGCGCCGAGCTGCGCAAGGCCGTGATCGGCCAGAGCGCGGTGATCGACGACGTGCTGACCGCACTGATCGCCGGTGGCCATGTGCTGGTCGAAGGTGTGCCAGGGCTGGGCAAGACCCTGCTGGTGCGCGCGCTGGCGCGCTGCTTTGGCGGCGAGTTCGCACGTATCCAGTTCACCCCGGATCTGATGCCCAGCGATGTCACTGGCCATGCCGTGTACGACATGCAGAGCGAGCAGTTCAAGCTGCGCAAGGGCCCGGTGTTCACCAACCTGCTGCTGGCCGATGAAATCAACCGCGCACCGGCCAAGACCCAGGCCGCCCTGCTGGAAGTGATGCAGGAGCGCCAGGTGACCCTGGAAGGCCGCGCCCTGCCGGTGCAACTGCCGTTCATGGTGCTGGCGACCATGAACCCGATTGAGCAGGAAGGCACCTACCCGCTACCGGAAGCGGAGCTGGACCGCTTCATGCTCAAGCTGCGCATGGATTATCCGCAGCAGGATGAAGAGCTGAACATGGTGCGCCAGGTGACCCGCTCGGCCAAGGCCGACATGCTCGAAGTCAGCCCGCTGCGCACTCTGCTGCAAGCCAAGGACGTGTTGGCCCTGCAGAAGATCGCCAGCGATCTGCCACTGGATGATCAGGTGCTCGATTACGCCGTACGCCTGGCCCGCGCCACCCGCAGTTGGCCAGGCCTGGCCATGGGCGCCGGACCGCGTGCCTCGATCGCCCTGGTACGCGGCGCCCGCGCCCGCGCGCTGCTGCGCGGTGGCGATTTCGTTCTGCCGGATGACATCAAGAGCTGCGCGCTGGCCGTGCTGCGCCACCGCGTGCGTCTGGCGCCGGAGCTGGATATAGAAGGCCTGTCGGTGGATCAGGTTCTGCAACAGTTGCTCGATCAGGTACCGGCGCCACGCCTATGA
- a CDS encoding DUF58 domain-containing protein, which yields MKPSRLLLGLLGGLFAAAVLLGALPLLGMRLADSLMPLAWGLLLALALIAAVDALWLRRQHSPRLERVLPGNLPLGRWSEVQLIAHHDFTQTQEIEVFDHVPEGMEFDFLPQRITLHPGQQTRVSYRLKPLVRGHFHFARCELKLPSPLRLWQAKRLLPLADESRVYPDFARLYGAQLKAVDDWLSQLGVRQRPRRGLGLEFHQLREFRDGDTLRQIDWKATARKRTPIAREYQDERDQQIVFLLDCGRRMRSQDDELSHFDHALNACLLLSYVALRQGDAVGLATFAGNQSRYLAPVKGPAQLNVLLNAVYDLDTSQQPADFSAAADLLLARQRRRSLVVLVTNLRDEDDQDLLAAVRRLSRQHRVLIASLREEALDRLRQTPVEQFDQALAYCGTLDYLNARADLHERLAAHDVPVLDARPGELGPELVSSYLAWKKAGAL from the coding sequence ATGAAACCTTCGCGCCTGCTCCTCGGGCTGCTCGGCGGCCTGTTCGCCGCTGCCGTGCTGCTCGGCGCCCTGCCCCTGCTCGGCATGCGCCTGGCAGACAGTCTGATGCCACTGGCCTGGGGGCTGTTGCTGGCGTTGGCGCTGATCGCCGCCGTCGATGCCTTGTGGCTGCGCCGCCAGCACTCGCCGCGCCTGGAGCGCGTGCTGCCCGGCAACCTGCCGCTCGGGCGCTGGAGCGAGGTGCAACTGATCGCTCATCACGACTTCACTCAAACCCAGGAAATCGAAGTCTTCGACCATGTGCCTGAAGGCATGGAATTCGATTTCCTGCCGCAACGCATCACCCTGCACCCCGGCCAGCAGACACGAGTCAGCTATCGCCTGAAGCCGCTGGTCCGCGGGCATTTCCATTTCGCCCGGTGCGAGCTGAAGCTGCCCAGCCCGCTGCGCCTGTGGCAGGCCAAACGCCTGCTGCCGCTGGCTGATGAAAGCCGCGTCTATCCGGATTTCGCGCGCCTCTACGGCGCGCAGCTCAAGGCCGTGGATGACTGGCTGAGCCAGCTGGGCGTACGCCAGCGCCCGCGTCGCGGCCTGGGCCTGGAATTTCACCAGCTACGCGAGTTTCGTGATGGCGACACCCTGCGCCAGATCGACTGGAAGGCCACTGCCCGCAAGCGCACCCCCATCGCCCGCGAGTACCAGGACGAACGCGACCAGCAGATCGTCTTCCTGCTCGACTGCGGCCGCCGTATGCGCAGCCAGGACGATGAGCTGTCGCACTTCGACCATGCTCTCAACGCCTGCCTGCTGCTCAGCTACGTAGCCCTGCGCCAAGGCGATGCCGTCGGCCTGGCAACCTTCGCCGGCAACCAGTCGCGTTACCTCGCGCCGGTCAAGGGCCCTGCACAATTGAACGTGCTGCTCAACGCCGTTTACGACCTCGACACCAGCCAGCAACCGGCCGACTTCAGCGCCGCTGCCGACTTGCTGCTGGCGCGTCAGCGCCGCCGCTCGCTGGTGGTGCTGGTGACCAACCTGCGCGACGAGGACGATCAGGATCTGCTCGCTGCCGTGCGTCGCCTCTCGCGCCAGCATCGCGTGCTGATCGCCAGCCTGCGCGAGGAAGCGCTGGACCGCCTGCGCCAGACGCCGGTGGAGCAATTCGATCAGGCCCTGGCCTACTGCGGCACGCTGGACTACCTCAACGCCCGCGCCGACCTGCACGAACGCCTGGCCGCCCACGACGTACCGGTGCTCGACGCCCGCCCTGGCGAACTGGGCCCGGAACTGGTGAGCAGTTATCTAGCCTGGAAAAAAGCCGGCGCGCTTTAA
- a CDS encoding Fe-Mn family superoxide dismutase — MAFELPPLPYEKNALEPHISAETLEFHHDKHHNTYVVNLNNLVPGTEFEGKSLEEIVKTSSGGIFNNAAQVWNHTFYWNCLSPNGGGQPTGALADAINAAFGSFDKFKEEFSKVSIGTFGSGWGWLVKKADGSLALASTIGAGCPLTSGDTPLLTCDVWEHAYYIDYRNLRPKYVEAFWNLVNWDFVAQNYAA, encoded by the coding sequence ATGGCTTTTGAATTGCCGCCGCTGCCTTACGAAAAGAATGCCCTCGAGCCGCACATTTCCGCCGAGACCCTCGAATTCCACCACGACAAGCACCACAATACCTACGTCGTGAACCTGAACAACCTGGTGCCGGGCACCGAGTTCGAAGGCAAGAGCCTGGAAGAGATCGTCAAGACTTCCTCGGGCGGCATCTTCAACAACGCCGCTCAGGTGTGGAACCACACCTTCTACTGGAACTGCCTGTCGCCGAACGGCGGTGGCCAGCCGACCGGCGCCCTGGCTGATGCCATCAACGCGGCCTTCGGTTCCTTCGACAAGTTCAAGGAAGAGTTCAGCAAGGTTTCCATCGGCACCTTCGGTTCCGGCTGGGGCTGGCTGGTGAAGAAAGCTGACGGTTCCCTGGCCCTGGCCAGCACCATCGGCGCCGGCTGCCCGCTGACCAGCGGCGACACTCCGCTGCTGACCTGCGACGTGTGGGAACACGCCTACTACATCGACTACCGCAACCTGCGTCCGAAGTACGTCGAGGCGTTCTGGAACCTGGTGAACTGGGACTTCGTCGCCCAGAACTACGCGGCCTGA
- a CDS encoding ammonium transporter: MKTLVLLLVAVSFAPQAHAASEEAANTAWLVLASVLVFFMQAGFALLERGMSRAKNAVNVMMKNYMDCCVGGIVFWLFGFGLMFGANVTGWFGMSHFALNDGEPWDYTFLLFQMMFAATAATIASGAMAERTRYGAYLVGAVLISGVIYPIFGSWVWGGLYGGQGWLAKLGFIDFAGSTVVHSIGAWCALAGILVLGPRLGRFAPDGKARLIPGHNLGLVALGGFILWVGWFGFNAGSNLEVSSSLGLIALNTHLAAVAGALGALLAQRSTASPVLLTTTVNGSIGGLVGITAGCASMAPGFALLSGLVAGFVVVYGMRLLDRLQLDDVVGAIPVHGFAGIWGTLAAGLFYQGDLFNWERVAVQALGAAAAFLWAFPVALVFYFLLAKTMGLRVSTQHEQRGLDFAEHAEVGYPEFNLTQTFDSEQWSRRG, from the coding sequence ATGAAAACGCTCGTGCTGTTGCTCGTCGCTGTCAGCTTTGCCCCACAGGCCCATGCCGCCAGCGAAGAGGCCGCCAATACGGCCTGGCTGGTGTTGGCCAGCGTGCTGGTGTTCTTCATGCAGGCGGGTTTCGCCCTGTTGGAGCGCGGCATGTCGCGGGCCAAGAACGCGGTCAACGTGATGATGAAGAACTACATGGACTGCTGCGTTGGCGGCATCGTGTTCTGGCTGTTCGGCTTCGGCCTGATGTTCGGTGCCAATGTCACTGGCTGGTTCGGCATGAGTCACTTCGCGCTGAATGACGGCGAGCCCTGGGATTACACCTTCCTGCTGTTCCAGATGATGTTCGCCGCCACCGCTGCGACCATCGCCAGTGGTGCCATGGCCGAACGCACGCGGTATGGCGCCTATCTGGTTGGCGCGGTACTGATCAGCGGTGTGATCTATCCGATATTCGGCAGTTGGGTGTGGGGTGGTCTGTATGGCGGTCAGGGGTGGTTGGCCAAGCTGGGCTTCATCGATTTCGCTGGCTCGACCGTGGTGCACAGCATCGGTGCCTGGTGTGCGCTGGCAGGGATTCTGGTGCTGGGCCCGCGTCTCGGGCGTTTCGCTCCTGATGGTAAGGCACGCTTGATCCCTGGGCACAATCTCGGCCTGGTGGCATTGGGCGGTTTCATCCTCTGGGTCGGTTGGTTCGGCTTCAACGCTGGCAGCAACCTGGAAGTCAGCAGCAGTCTCGGCTTGATCGCCCTGAACACGCATCTGGCTGCGGTCGCTGGTGCGCTCGGCGCTCTGCTGGCACAACGCAGCACGGCCAGCCCGGTATTGCTGACCACCACGGTGAACGGCTCGATTGGCGGGCTGGTCGGCATCACCGCCGGTTGCGCCAGCATGGCGCCGGGTTTCGCCCTGCTCAGCGGTCTTGTCGCCGGTTTCGTCGTGGTCTACGGTATGCGTCTGCTCGATCGCCTGCAGCTCGACGATGTCGTCGGTGCTATCCCCGTGCATGGTTTCGCCGGTATCTGGGGCACCCTGGCTGCGGGTCTGTTCTATCAGGGTGACCTGTTCAACTGGGAGCGTGTCGCGGTGCAGGCATTGGGGGCTGCGGCAGCCTTTCTCTGGGCTTTTCCGGTTGCCCTGGTGTTCTACTTCCTGTTGGCCAAGACCATGGGGTTGCGGGTTTCGACCCAGCATGAGCAGCGCGGGCTGGATTTTGCCGAGCATGCCGAGGTCGGTTATCCGGAGTTCAATCTGACGCAGACCTTCGACAGCGAGCAATGGTCGAGGAGGGGCTAA
- a CDS encoding GGDEF domain-containing phosphodiesterase, which translates to MKLELKNSLSLKLLRVVLLSALVVGVVLSCAQIVFDAYKTRQAVANDAHRILGMFRDPSTQAVYSLDREMGMQVIEGLFQHESVRHASIGHPNEPMLAERTRDLAQMPTRWLTDPILGQEQLFSTKLVGRGPYSEYYGDLNITLDTAPYGESFVTNSVIIFISGVLRAMAMGLVLYLVYHWLLTKPLSKIIEHLTNINPDRPSEHKLPMLKGNEKNELGLWINTANQLLASIERNTHLRREAENSLLRMAQYDFLTGLPNRQQLQQQLDQILEDAGRLQRRVAVLCVGLDDFKGINEQFSYQSGDQLLLALSDRLRSHSGRLGALARLGGDQFALVQADIEQPYEAAELAQSVLDDLELPFLLDQHEVRLRATIGITLFPEDGDSTEKLLQKAEQTMTLAKSRSRNRYQFYIASVDSEMRRRRELEKDLRDALAQNQLHLVYQPQIDYRDHRVVGVEALLRWQHPQHGFVPPDLFIPLAEQNGTIIPIGEWILDQTCRQLREWHDQGFSELRMAINLSTVQLHHAELPRVVNNLMQVYRLPPKSLELEVTETGLMEDISTAAQHLLSLRRSGALIAIDDFGTGYSSLSYLKSLPLDKIKIDKSFVQDLLEDEDDATIVRAIIQLGKSLGMQVIAEGVETAEQEAYIIAQGCHEGQGYLYSKPLPARELTLFLKQSRRLSSAATL; encoded by the coding sequence TTGAAGCTGGAATTGAAAAACAGCTTGTCGCTCAAGTTGCTCCGCGTGGTGCTGTTGTCAGCACTCGTAGTAGGAGTGGTATTGAGTTGTGCGCAGATTGTCTTCGACGCCTATAAGACACGTCAGGCGGTGGCCAACGATGCCCATCGCATCCTCGGCATGTTCCGCGACCCTTCGACCCAGGCGGTATACAGCCTGGACCGCGAGATGGGCATGCAGGTGATCGAGGGGCTGTTCCAGCACGAATCGGTGCGTCACGCCTCCATTGGCCACCCCAACGAACCCATGCTGGCCGAGCGCACTCGCGATCTGGCACAGATGCCGACTCGCTGGCTGACCGACCCGATCCTCGGTCAGGAGCAGTTGTTCTCCACCAAGCTGGTCGGCCGCGGTCCTTACAGCGAGTATTACGGTGACCTCAATATCACCCTCGATACGGCGCCTTACGGCGAAAGCTTCGTCACCAACTCGGTGATCATCTTCATCTCAGGGGTGCTGCGCGCCATGGCCATGGGCCTGGTGCTCTATCTGGTCTATCACTGGCTGCTGACCAAACCCCTGTCGAAGATCATCGAACACCTCACCAACATCAATCCCGACCGACCCAGCGAACACAAGCTGCCCATGCTCAAGGGCAACGAGAAGAACGAGCTGGGTTTGTGGATCAACACCGCCAACCAGTTGCTGGCCTCCATCGAGCGCAACACTCATCTGCGCCGTGAAGCCGAGAACAGCCTGCTGCGCATGGCTCAGTATGATTTTCTTACCGGCCTGCCCAACCGTCAGCAACTGCAACAGCAGCTCGATCAGATTCTCGAAGATGCCGGCCGTCTGCAGCGTCGCGTCGCCGTGCTCTGCGTCGGCCTGGATGACTTCAAGGGCATCAACGAACAATTCAGTTACCAGAGCGGCGACCAGTTGCTGCTCGCACTGTCCGACCGCCTGCGCAGCCACAGCGGCCGCCTGGGCGCACTGGCCCGTTTGGGCGGTGACCAGTTCGCCCTGGTTCAAGCCGACATCGAACAACCCTACGAAGCCGCCGAACTGGCGCAGAGCGTACTCGACGACCTGGAGCTGCCTTTCCTGCTCGATCAGCACGAAGTGCGCCTGCGCGCCACCATCGGCATCACCCTGTTCCCGGAAGATGGTGACAGCACCGAAAAGCTGCTGCAGAAAGCCGAACAGACCATGACCCTGGCCAAGAGTCGTTCGCGCAATCGCTACCAGTTCTACATCGCCAGCGTCGACAGCGAGATGCGGCGCCGCCGTGAGCTGGAAAAGGATCTGCGCGATGCCCTGGCGCAGAACCAGCTGCACCTGGTCTACCAGCCCCAGATAGACTACCGCGACCACCGCGTGGTCGGCGTCGAGGCGCTGCTGCGCTGGCAGCACCCGCAACACGGCTTCGTCCCGCCGGACCTGTTCATTCCGCTGGCTGAGCAGAACGGTACCATCATCCCCATCGGCGAATGGATTCTCGACCAGACCTGCCGCCAACTGCGCGAATGGCATGACCAGGGCTTCAGCGAGCTGCGCATGGCCATCAACCTGTCCACCGTGCAGCTGCACCACGCCGAGCTGCCGCGCGTGGTCAACAATCTGATGCAGGTCTACCGCCTGCCGCCCAAAAGCCTGGAGCTGGAAGTCACCGAGACCGGCCTGATGGAAGACATCAGCACCGCCGCCCAGCATCTGCTCAGCCTGCGTCGCTCCGGCGCGCTTATTGCCATCGACGACTTCGGTACCGGCTATTCCTCGCTGAGCTATCTGAAAAGCCTGCCGCTGGACAAGATCAAGATCGACAAGAGCTTCGTGCAGGACCTGCTCGAAGACGAAGACGACGCCACCATCGTTCGCGCCATCATCCAGCTGGGCAAGAGCCTGGGCATGCAAGTGATCGCCGAAGGCGTGGAAACCGCCGAGCAGGAGGCCTACATCATCGCCCAGGGCTGCCATGAGGGTCAGGGCTACCTCTACAGCAAACCGCTGCCAGCGCGCGAGTTGACGCTGTTCCTCAAGCAGTCGCGACGCCTGAGCTCAGCCGCGACGCTCTGA
- a CDS encoding GIDE domain-containing protein yields the protein MMQVDPFGFFFTLTFTLGACLGGAWWCLRGWSQARHLLDTPTSKIRSAAQGYVELYGVLEALPDMQLRGPLTGKPCLWWRFRIEEYRSSGKKRSWRVIESGASDAWLRLVDGTGECLIDPRGAEIRAAVRDVWEGNLRHPLGPAKTGLFGFLTSGQRYRYSEERFHVGQPLYAIGDFRTRGAAQQGFDRHAAQGEVIREWKGDYVGLLRRFDSDGNGELDEQEWNRVRLAAQLEAEGRHRQKASEPARHQMAKPGERQPFILSNSGEDELARSFYWQAAGGAVLCLVGALATAWLLGVQHW from the coding sequence ATGATGCAGGTCGACCCCTTCGGCTTCTTCTTCACGCTCACGTTCACCCTTGGCGCTTGCCTGGGCGGTGCCTGGTGGTGCCTGCGGGGTTGGTCGCAGGCGCGCCATCTGCTCGATACGCCCACCTCGAAGATCCGCTCGGCGGCGCAGGGTTACGTCGAACTCTATGGTGTGCTCGAAGCGTTGCCGGACATGCAGTTGCGTGGGCCGCTGACTGGCAAACCCTGCCTGTGGTGGCGCTTTCGTATCGAGGAGTATCGCTCCAGCGGCAAGAAGCGCAGTTGGCGGGTGATCGAGAGTGGCGCCAGTGACGCCTGGTTGCGCCTGGTCGATGGCACCGGCGAATGCCTGATCGACCCGCGTGGTGCCGAGATTCGTGCGGCGGTGCGTGACGTCTGGGAGGGCAACCTGCGGCACCCGCTGGGCCCGGCCAAGACCGGATTATTCGGTTTTCTCACCAGCGGTCAGCGCTATCGCTACAGCGAAGAACGCTTCCATGTCGGCCAGCCGCTGTATGCCATCGGTGATTTTCGCACCCGCGGCGCTGCGCAGCAGGGGTTCGACAGGCATGCCGCTCAGGGCGAAGTGATCCGCGAATGGAAGGGCGATTACGTTGGGCTGCTACGGCGTTTCGACAGTGACGGCAACGGTGAGCTCGACGAGCAGGAATGGAATCGCGTGCGATTGGCGGCGCAACTGGAAGCCGAGGGTCGGCACCGGCAAAAGGCGTCCGAGCCGGCGCGGCACCAGATGGCCAAGCCTGGTGAGCGCCAGCCGTTCATTCTCTCCAACAGCGGAGAGGACGAGCTGGCCCGCAGCTTCTACTGGCAGGCCGCCGGTGGCGCCGTACTGTGCCTGGTCGGCGCATTGGCCACGGCCTGGCTGCTGGGTGTGCAGCACTGGTGA
- a CDS encoding LemA family protein, protein MSLTAVIIIVVLVLLGAYAVSLYNGLVRLKHGVSKAWSNIDVLLKQRHDELPKLVETCKQYMQYEGSTLERVIAARSAVASAREQHDVGALGKAESGLRAGLGQLFALAENYPELKANDSFQHLQQRISGLENGIADRRELYNEAVNLNNVRIEQFPDVLIARMFNFQAAELLVFSEAEKADVDMKSLFN, encoded by the coding sequence ATGAGCCTGACCGCCGTGATCATCATCGTTGTCCTCGTCCTGCTCGGCGCCTACGCGGTGTCGCTGTACAACGGGCTGGTACGCCTCAAGCATGGCGTGAGCAAGGCCTGGTCGAACATCGACGTGCTGCTCAAGCAGCGACACGACGAACTGCCCAAGCTGGTGGAAACCTGCAAGCAGTACATGCAGTACGAAGGCTCGACGCTGGAGCGGGTGATTGCAGCGCGTAGTGCCGTTGCCAGTGCTCGCGAACAACATGATGTCGGCGCCCTGGGCAAGGCCGAAAGTGGTCTGCGCGCGGGCCTCGGTCAGCTCTTTGCCCTGGCGGAGAACTACCCTGAGCTGAAGGCCAACGACAGTTTCCAGCATCTGCAGCAGCGTATCAGCGGCCTGGAAAACGGCATCGCCGACCGCCGCGAGCTGTACAACGAGGCGGTCAACCTCAACAACGTGCGCATCGAGCAGTTTCCCGATGTACTCATCGCGCGCATGTTCAACTTCCAGGCTGCCGAGCTGCTGGTGTTCAGCGAGGCGGAAAAAGCCGACGTAGACATGAAATCACTGTTCAACTGA